A window of Chlorobium phaeobacteroides DSM 266 genomic DNA:
CAAACGCTACAAGCTTCAGCAGGTTTACGATCTATCGGCAACTCCCTACTATCTGAAAGGTTCCGGATATGATGCCTACACTCTTTTTCCCTGGGTCGTCAGTGATTTCGGTCTGATCGAAGCGATTGAGTCCGGTCTGGTCAAAATTCCCTTTATTCCCGAAAGCGACAACACGCAGGAGCTTGACACACCGGTACTCCGCAACCTTTATGAGCACGTCAGGGATGATTTGCCAAAAAAAGGGCGCAAACGGGCCAAATCAGATGCAAAAAAAGAAGGTTCGGACGTCAAGGAAGCTCCTCCGAAACTGCCCCGGCTGGTTAAAGGGGCACTTGACCAGTTTTATAACCACTACAGGGAGTATGACGAAGGAAGCCGCATCAGCCATGAAGAGCGGAGCGGACTGTTCAGTACACCACCTGTTTTTATTGTGGTCTGCAACAACACCTCCGTTTCAAAGGAGGTTTACAAATTTATTGCCGGGTACGAAGAGCGTGACAGCGAGGGCAATGTGACGAGAGTGGTTGATGGCCATTACTCCCTGTTTTCCAACTACGATCCGGATACAAGGATGGCCAAACACCGGTCACCCACGCTGCTTATCGACAGTGACGCACTTGAGAATTCTGACCAGATCAGTGACGAGTTCAAAAAAATTTTCGCTTCCGAAATTGCCGAGTTCAAGCGTGACTATGCCCGTCTCAAGGGACAGGGGTCTATTGAAACGATAACCGATGCAGAAATTCTGCGTGAAGTGGTCAACACGGTCGGCAAGCGAGGAAGAAAGCTCGGTTCCCATATTCGCTGCGTGGTTTCGGTCTCCATGCTTTCCGAAGGGTGGGATGCCAACACGGTAACACATATCATGGGTCTCAGAGCCTTTGGTTCACAGTTGTTGTGCGAACAGGTAGCGGGTCGTGCACTGCGCAGGATGAACTACTTCCTTCAGACCTACAGGAGAGATAGTGGAGAGCTTGTTGCAGAAAAAGATCGTCACCGTTTCAGGAAGGAAAACCTTATCGAAAAATTTCCTCCGGAATATGCCCACATCATCGGCGTACCATTTACCATGTTCAAATCCGGCAAGACGACCAATCCCGATCCGCCCGACTATACCCACATCAAGGCGCTTCCAGAGCGCCAGAACGATTTCGAAATCACATTCCCGAACCTGATCGGATACCGCACTGAGCAGCTTGATGGCAACATCCTGCATGACTTTTCCGGAATCGAGAACTATGAACTCGATTTTTCAAAATTCCCTACCGAGACCACGCTTGCAAGCCCGTTTTCCCCACATCAGGAAAAAATGCAGATCACCTCTGTTCTCGAAAAACGGGATCAGGAACTGCTTTTTCTCATTACCAACGAACTCATTCGTACCCACTTTTCAGATGAAGACCAGAACCCCCGCTTCCAGTTGTTCGGCAAGCTGAAAGCTATTGTCGAAGAGTGGTACAAGAGCAAAGTGGTTCTGCTCAACCAGCAGGACGAGCGTTACAAACGCCTGCTCTACTTTGAAGAGGGAAAAAAGATGGCAGACCACATTGTTCGTGCCATTAACCCGCACATCAACACCGAAGAGTACATCCGTCCTGTTTTCAACTACTACAACCGGTTTGGCAGTACAAAATATGTCAGTGGCAACACCTCAAAAGAGGTGTACCGCGCAACAAAAAGCCATGTCAACTATGTCGCCATGGACAGCGGCTGGGAAGGTATTGCAGCCAAAACCCTCGAAGAGTTGCCGCAGGTTATCAGCTATGTCAAGAACCAGTTCCTCGGCTTTACCGTGCCTTATGTCAAGGAGGGTCAGGACAAACAGTACTATCCTGACTTTATCGCCCTGATAGCAACCCCGGCAGGAGAACCGCTCAACCTCATTATTGAAATCAGCGGCATGAGCAAAGACAAGGCAGAAAAGAAATGGTTTGTCGAAAACCGCTGGCTTCCTGCCGTCAACGCCGTGCATGAAAAGTACGAATTTGGCCGATGGCACTTCATCGAAGTAGCCAACGACATCCGCGACATCAGGACACAGTTGCTCAATAAAATTCAGGAAATAAACTTATAGGTTGACCAAGATGGAGTTAATTCCTATATTTCGACAAGAAAACCCAACATTATACGCAGTCAAATATAATGGGGAATCTGAAGACGAATACCACCGGCTGTTCGATCTATGGAGTGATATTGAGTACCTTGAAACGTTTTTTCAGGATAATTGGGAAGATCTTTTAAAAGGTTTCTACCGTTACCCATCTGTCGAAGATGCAATAGAAAAAACCATAAACGACGCCGAGTCTCTTGAGGATTATTTACAGAGTCTTGCAAAATGTTCACTCATTGATCGTTTCAGTTTGCAGACTCTTTTTCAACCACTTAACGCTCGTGAAACACATTTGTCGAGTATGCAGAAAAGTAAGGCGAGATACAAAAAGAGCCCTTGGCTTCGTTTGTATGCAATTCGCATTGCTTCTGACCTGGGCTCTTTGCAGATTATCGTGGAAAAATGTGGGTCAATGGGTAACTTGGCGTAATTCTGATTCCTATCCAAAAAAAGCGATTCTCTTTGCTTATGCCCCCTTTGCCAAGTCTTACGAGCCACTACCACCAATTGTTGGGTCTTCCTCCAAACTGGAATGTTGAGAACGTTACCTTATCGATCACGGGCAAGCAGATCGAGATCCGACTGGTTTATACCGACAAACAAGCTGAGTGTCCGGAATGCGGTCAATTATGCAAAATCTATGATCATACCAGTGAGCAACAGTGGCGTCATCTGGATACAATGCAGTTTGAGACGATCATTGTGGCTCGTTTACCCCGATGCAAATGCAAAGAACATGGGGTTAAAACCGTCAGGGTACCTTGGGCTGCAAGGCATTCGCGTTTCACCCTGATGTTCGAAAGCTTTGCCATTGAACTGTTGATGCACTGCTCGAGCATCAAGGCGGCGTCAAGTATGCTGAATTTAAACTGGCATGCCGTTGATGAAATCATGCGTCGAGCCGTCAAGCGTGGTCTGAATCGTCGGGAATCCGAAGCTATCGCATATCTGGGTATCGATGAAAAAAGCTTTAAGGCTGGTCAGCATTATGTGACGACCCTGAATGATCTGGATAAAGGCCGTGTACTTGAAGTGGTTGAACATCGAACCAACGAGGCAGCCAAAGCGTTGCTTGAATCACTGAACAAGAAGCAGCAAGAACAGGTTAAAGCGGTATCGGCTGACATGTGGAAGCCCTATGCCAATGCCGTTGAAGAGCTGTTACCAAATGCTGATCTGGTGCATGATCGTTTTCATATCAGCAAGTATCTCAGTGAAGCTGTAGATGCGGTGCGCCGCAAGGAATCCCGTGAATTGGATCAAGCCGGTGATAAGCGACTGGTTGGCTCGAAATATGTCTGGCTGCGCAATCCGGAAAACATGCGCGAACAACAAAAGGTCGAATTGAGCAACCTGATGGCCTGTGAATTCAAAACCAGTCAGGCATGGGCATTGAAAAACATGTTTCGGTACTTCTG
This region includes:
- a CDS encoding BPTD_3080 family restriction endonuclease, with protein sequence MSDQNPILNSPYEEPLLHYATDEDGALNYSDIRSGRRIFTPDIQPIPTRQGDQGSIFEINDYAVAFGDYPVNLLRNEVGKWREALYPGTTRVTRELLSFWFLNPERHAVRKLFFAQREAVETAIWLNEIGEKSNTGHFIVTRLIAAQCDVSTNREQQLPRIAFKMATGSGKTVVMGMLMLYHYFNRQEYRQDTRFADYFLIVTPGITIRDRLGVLFVDKRSANKHDRVDYYAARDLVPQTLEPRLEGLNARLIITNYHALEPKTLQGNKKSPLDGKLDVFGNKQEAKEDFSLLIKRLLGRFKTGSRLLVLNDEAHHCYLPKSKGKTEDNEESDENAKAAVWFTGITEISKRYKLQQVYDLSATPYYLKGSGYDAYTLFPWVVSDFGLIEAIESGLVKIPFIPESDNTQELDTPVLRNLYEHVRDDLPKKGRKRAKSDAKKEGSDVKEAPPKLPRLVKGALDQFYNHYREYDEGSRISHEERSGLFSTPPVFIVVCNNTSVSKEVYKFIAGYEERDSEGNVTRVVDGHYSLFSNYDPDTRMAKHRSPTLLIDSDALENSDQISDEFKKIFASEIAEFKRDYARLKGQGSIETITDAEILREVVNTVGKRGRKLGSHIRCVVSVSMLSEGWDANTVTHIMGLRAFGSQLLCEQVAGRALRRMNYFLQTYRRDSGELVAEKDRHRFRKENLIEKFPPEYAHIIGVPFTMFKSGKTTNPDPPDYTHIKALPERQNDFEITFPNLIGYRTEQLDGNILHDFSGIENYELDFSKFPTETTLASPFSPHQEKMQITSVLEKRDQELLFLITNELIRTHFSDEDQNPRFQLFGKLKAIVEEWYKSKVVLLNQQDERYKRLLYFEEGKKMADHIVRAINPHINTEEYIRPVFNYYNRFGSTKYVSGNTSKEVYRATKSHVNYVAMDSGWEGIAAKTLEELPQVISYVKNQFLGFTVPYVKEGQDKQYYPDFIALIATPAGEPLNLIIEISGMSKDKAEKKWFVENRWLPAVNAVHEKYEFGRWHFIEVANDIRDIRTQLLNKIQEINL
- a CDS encoding ISL3 family transposase, which translates into the protein MPSLTSHYHQLLGLPPNWNVENVTLSITGKQIEIRLVYTDKQAECPECGQLCKIYDHTSEQQWRHLDTMQFETIIVARLPRCKCKEHGVKTVRVPWAARHSRFTLMFESFAIELLMHCSSIKAASSMLNLNWHAVDEIMRRAVKRGLNRRESEAIAYLGIDEKSFKAGQHYVTTLNDLDKGRVLEVVEHRTNEAAKALLESLNKKQQEQVKAVSADMWKPYANAVEELLPNADLVHDRFHISKYLSEAVDAVRRKESRELDQAGDKRLVGSKYVWLRNPENMREQQKVELSNLMACEFKTSQAWALKNMFRYFWQLGDTDGASFFFEYWSRRVDEVGLTPLIEVKELLQRHFDHILTYFKHAITNAVSEGLNSKIQIVKASARGFHRFESYRNRILFYCGKLNMAISS